Genomic window (Streptosporangium brasiliense):
CTCCGACATCGGGGCCAGCAGCGGCAGGGTGTTGCCGACCTGGACGGTCTCGTAGGCGATGCCGGTGATCTGCTGCTTGAGCAGGGCGTCGGCGCACTCGCGGCCGGCGGCCAGGTGCAGGTAGGTGAAGAGCACCTGCCCGGCGCGCATGCGGTGGTACTCCTCCGCGATCGGTTCCTTCACCTTGAGGATCATGTCGGCCTCGCCCCACACCTCGTCGGCGGTGTCGAGGATCTTGGCGCCGGCGAAGAGGTAGTCCTCGTCGGGGAGGTGGGAGCCGAGGCCAGCGCCACGCTGGACGTAGACGTCGTGGCCGTGACGGACCAGTTCGTGCACGCCTGCCGGGGTGGCGGCGACACGGTACTCGTGGTTCTTGACCTCGGCGGGCACGCCGATTTTCATCAGGGTTCCTTTCGGAGTTTCAACGGGGTGGCGAAGCACGGGTCGAACGGGCTCGGGCATGGGCGGGCCGTGCACGGCTCCGGAGGGGCCGTGCACGGCGGCGCGCTCACAGCCGGGACCAGGCCTCCGTCAGCACGGAGCGGAGAATCGACTCGATCTCGTCGAACTCCTTGGGGCCGCAGATCAGCGGCGGGGCGAGCTGGATCACGGGGTCCCCGCGGTCGTCGGCGCGGCAGTACAGGCCCGCGTCGTAGAGGGCCTTGGACAGGAAGCCGCGCAGCAGACGCTCGGACTCGTCCGCGTTGAAGGTCTCCTTGGTCGCCTTGTCCTTGACGAGCTCGATGCCCCAGAAGAAGCCGGAGCCGCGCACGTCGCCGACGATCGGCAGGTCGCGGAGGCGCTCAAGGGTGGAGCGGAAGACCGGCTCGTTGCGGGTCACGTGGCCGAGCAGGTCCTCGCGCTCGAACAGGTCGAGGTTGGCCAGGGCGACCGCGGCGGAGACGGGGTGGCCGCCGAAGGTGTAGCCGTGGGCGAACATCTCGGTGCCGTTGCTGAACGGCTCGAACAGCCGGTCCGAGGCGATCATGGCGCCGATCGGCGAGTAACCGCTGGTCATGCCCTTGGCGCAGGTGATGATGTCGGGGACGTAGTCGAACTTCTGCCCGCCGAACATGGTGCCGAGGCGGCCGAAGGCGCAGATGACCTCGTCGGAGACGAGCAGGACGTCATACTCGTCGCAGATCTCGCGCAGGCGCTGGAAGTAACCGGGCGGCGGCGGGAAGCAGCCGCCGGCGTTCTGCACCGGCTCGACGAAGACGGCGGCCACGGTGTCCGGGCCCTCCATCTCGATGGCGCGGGCGACGCGCTCGGCGGCCCAGTAGCCGTACTCCTCCGGGGTCATGCCGGCGACGCCGGTGATCTCGTCGGCGCGGTAGTGGTTGGTGTTCGGCACCCGGACCGAACCCGGGACCAGCGGCTCGAACATCTGCTTGAAGGCCGGGATACCGGTGATCGACAGGGCGCCCTGCGGGGTGCCGTGATAGGCGATCTGGCGGCTGATGACCTTGTGCTTGAGCGGCTTGCCGGTCAGCTTGAAGTACTGCTTGGCGAGCTTCCACGCGCTCTCGACGGCTTCGCCGCCGCCGGTGGTGAAGAAGACCCGGTTGAGGTCTCCGGGGGTCTCGGCGGCCAGGCGCTGGGCCAGCTCGACGGCCTTCGGGTGCGCGTAGGACCAGAGCGGGAAGAACGCCAGCTCCTGGGCCTGCTTGGCGGCGGCCTCGGCCAGCTCGCTGCGGCCGTGCCCCGCCTGGACCACGAACAGTCCGGCGAGACCGTCAAGGTAGCGCTTGCCGTGCACGTCGTAGATGTATGCGCCCTCACCACGCACGATCATCGGGACTTCGACGCTCCTGTCGGAGCTGTGCCGACTGAAGTGCATCCACAGGTTGTCCTGCGCGGCCCGCATGAGCGAGGCCACGTCGGTGTTTTCAGGGTGGGTCATGGCTATCTTCCCTCGGTGGTCTGAGCTCCCCACAGTCTGCATGCCCGGAGAACGTCTTGCCAAGTGAAAACGTGGCAATAGAGTGCAAGAACTTCGGAATCCGCAAAACAGGTAGGTAACAACAACGAAATCCGCGACCAGACTTTGGGAGTGTCCGGATCTTGCGCCGCCCTCGACCCCACCCGGCGGGGCCGCGGTGTGCTGGAATCAGGGTGAAACACGGTCGCCCGCCGACTGTGATCAAATAGGACGACCACATATTGAGATGCGAGGGAACGTCGTGACTCCTGACGAGATCGAGGGCGCCGTCGCCGCGGGCCTGCCCCAGGCGGTCGAAGACCTCAAGCGGCTCGTCGCCATCCCCTCGGTGGCCTTCCCCGGCCATCCGGAGGAGCCGGTGCGCGCGGCCGCCGCGGCGACCGAGGAGCTGCTGCGCAGCGCCGGCCTGCCGCACGTCCGGCAGATCCCGGTGGAGGGGAGCTTCCCCGCCGTGTTCGCCGAGGCCCCGGCCCCGCCCGGCGCGCCGACCGTGCTGCTCTACGCGCACTACGACGTGCAGCCCGCGGGCGACCCCGCGCTGTGGCGCACGCCGGCCTTCGAGCCGACGGAGATCGACGGCGCCATCTACGGCCGCGGCGCCGCCGACGACAAGTCCGGCGTCATCTCCCACGTCGCCGCGCTCCGCGCCTTCCGGGGCGACTTCCCGGTGGGCATCAAGGTGATCATCGAGGGCCAGGAGGAATACGCCGGGGAGCGCCTGGAGACCTTCGTCGAGCAGAACCCCGAGCTGCTCCGCGCCGACGCGATCATCGTCGCCGACTGCGGCAACCCGAGCGTGGGCGACCCGGCGGTGACCACCTCGCTGCGCGGCATGGGCGCCTTCACCATCGAGGTGCGCACCCTGAAGGATTCGCTGCACAGCGGCTCGTTCGGCGGCGCCGCCCCGGACGCCCTCGCGGCGCTGATCCGGATGCTGGCCGCCCTCCACGACGACCACGGCGACATCCGCGTCCCCGGCCTGCCGCGCGGCACCTTCCTCGGCTCCGGCCCCTCGGAGGAGG
Coding sequences:
- a CDS encoding aspartate aminotransferase family protein → MTHPENTDVASLMRAAQDNLWMHFSRHSSDRSVEVPMIVRGEGAYIYDVHGKRYLDGLAGLFVVQAGHGRSELAEAAAKQAQELAFFPLWSYAHPKAVELAQRLAAETPGDLNRVFFTTGGGEAVESAWKLAKQYFKLTGKPLKHKVISRQIAYHGTPQGALSITGIPAFKQMFEPLVPGSVRVPNTNHYRADEITGVAGMTPEEYGYWAAERVARAIEMEGPDTVAAVFVEPVQNAGGCFPPPPGYFQRLREICDEYDVLLVSDEVICAFGRLGTMFGGQKFDYVPDIITCAKGMTSGYSPIGAMIASDRLFEPFSNGTEMFAHGYTFGGHPVSAAVALANLDLFEREDLLGHVTRNEPVFRSTLERLRDLPIVGDVRGSGFFWGIELVKDKATKETFNADESERLLRGFLSKALYDAGLYCRADDRGDPVIQLAPPLICGPKEFDEIESILRSVLTEAWSRL
- a CDS encoding M20/M25/M40 family metallo-hydrolase yields the protein MTPDEIEGAVAAGLPQAVEDLKRLVAIPSVAFPGHPEEPVRAAAAATEELLRSAGLPHVRQIPVEGSFPAVFAEAPAPPGAPTVLLYAHYDVQPAGDPALWRTPAFEPTEIDGAIYGRGAADDKSGVISHVAALRAFRGDFPVGIKVIIEGQEEYAGERLETFVEQNPELLRADAIIVADCGNPSVGDPAVTTSLRGMGAFTIEVRTLKDSLHSGSFGGAAPDALAALIRMLAALHDDHGDIRVPGLPRGTFLGSGPSEEEFRATAGVLDGVSLVGSGSLADRLWASYSVTVTGLDVPTVSGAINAVQAVARARVTVRVPPAGDPKTTVEAVVDFLRQVAPWGVEVHVTDHVLGSGYLADSGGAARAALNRAMERAFGRPPRDVGAGGSIPLVSTLVKQFPAASILLFGAEDDDASIHAPNERVNVEELRRTALAEALFLQEYGSATV